TACCGTCAATACATTTATCACGCAAGTTTACACAAGCATTTGCCAAGATGTCGATAGACTCAAACATCGCTTGTCCGATAACAGGCTCCATTACGTTTAATTGTAATTGTCCTGCTTCTGCGGCAAAGGTCACTGTTGTATCGTTACCGATAATTTTAAAGCAAACTTGGTTCACTACTTCTGGCACAACTGGGTTTACTTTCGCTGGCATAATGGAAGAACCGGCTTGCAATTCAGGCAAGTTGATTTCATTTAAGCCTGCACGCGGACCTGATGAAAGCAAACGCAAGTCGTTACAAATTTTAGACAATTTCACTGCCGTACGTTTTAATGCCCCGTGAACCATCACATAAGCACCGCAGTCCGATGTTGCTTCGATTAAGTGTTCAGATAAGGTACAAGGCAACTGGGTCACTTCCGCAAGGTATTTCACTGCAAGCGGTGCGTAACCTTCTGGCGTATTCAAACCTGTACCGATTGCCGTTGCCCCTAAGTTTACTTCAAGCAACAATTCTGCGGTACGTTTTAAGTTTTTCACTTCTTCATCTAACAACACAGAAAACGCTTTGAACTCTTGCCCAACGGTCATTGGCACAGCGTCTTGCAACTGGGTGCGTCCCATTTTTAAGATATTCGCAAACTCATCCGCTTTATTTTCAAAGCCGTGTTGTAAGTAAAGTACTTTGGTGATGAGTTGCATGATGCTGTTATAAACGGCAATACGGAAACCCGTTGGGTAAGCGTCATTGGTAGATTGACTCGCATTAACGTGATCCATTGGATTGATAATATGGTATTCACCTTTTTTATGCCCCAATAATTCCAAAGCCAAGTTTGCCACCACTTCATTGGTATTCATATTCACCGAAGTACCCGCTCCCCCTTGATACACATCAGACGGGAACTGATCCATACAACGACCATTCACTAAAATCTCATCACAGGCTTGTACAATCGCTTTCGCAATTTTCTTTGGAATCGCCCCTAATTCACCGTTAGCAAGGGCAGTTGCTTTTTTCACCA
Above is a genomic segment from Actinobacillus indolicus containing:
- the aspA gene encoding aspartate ammonia-lyase — its product is MSNTRIEFDLLGEREVSNDVYWGIHTLRAVENFNISKNTISDVPEFVRGMVMVKKATALANGELGAIPKKIAKAIVQACDEILVNGRCMDQFPSDVYQGGAGTSVNMNTNEVVANLALELLGHKKGEYHIINPMDHVNASQSTNDAYPTGFRIAVYNSIMQLITKVLYLQHGFENKADEFANILKMGRTQLQDAVPMTVGQEFKAFSVLLDEEVKNLKRTAELLLEVNLGATAIGTGLNTPEGYAPLAVKYLAEVTQLPCTLSEHLIEATSDCGAYVMVHGALKRTAVKLSKICNDLRLLSSGPRAGLNEINLPELQAGSSIMPAKVNPVVPEVVNQVCFKIIGNDTTVTFAAEAGQLQLNVMEPVIGQAMFESIDILANACVNLRDKCIDGITVNKEICEGYVFNSIGIVTYLNPFIGHHEGDIVGKICATTGRSVREVVLERGLLTEAQLDDILSVENLMNPKYKAKRFTEDE